CGGATCCTAAAATATGACTGATTAACTAAGCCTTGCTGCTTTTGACTGAAAGTCAATGCTGCTGTATGTTAATTTGTTCAAAAAGGTCCTGCCAATCAATGGAATGCTGTAAGAagctctgttgttgttgttgtgtactGCGCAATGAGAAAAGCTTTTATCTATCAAGCTCATCCATCTAGACTATAGATCGATCAGAGAGATCTAATTAATATGTACTGAAGTTGTCACATTATGCCTTGTAGAGCTTTATACATCCCTGGCAGTATTTAAACCTCTCTTCCCTTGTATGAAAGGCCTTTCTGTCAAAAGCTATACATGTCAATTGGAAAAGACATGTGGAGGTTTATTCTTTTACTGCCATATTGTCCATATCACGTATTAGCACCTTGTACATGACTCGGCAATGGGACCTAGATAAGATATTTAAAGCATGCACATATATAATGAATGTTGTTTGTATTGATGTGTAATTCCATGCAGTGCTTGACTTGTCAAACATACTGCAGTTACAATTTGAAACCTTACACAAGCTGAAGAATAAGTGCTGTGTTTTGAAGGATTTAGATCAATCCTGCTGAGATGGACTGTCCGCATCAACTCTACTCACCATTTCTTCACTAACAGAATGGAGGCTTGTGGCCATTTGCAGAAACTATGTTGCAAAGCCAAATATCCCAAGGAGTAACATCCAAAGGACAAATTTGAACACCAGACTTTTTAGTCTGCTGCCTAATGCAGGAAAAGGGAACACAGCATTTGGTCTTGGAGAATGTCACTAAcaattgcctttttttaaattggaatCCTGTTTCCCTAACCGTAAACTGgatttgtatttctgttttatcaaCATTTTACCAACATCTGTTGGTTTCAAGGTTACACAACAGGCTACACCATGAAGTTGACATGAACCCCCTCAAAAAAGTctgattcaaaaataaaacattatatgtAAGGGGATGCAACTAGCCTGGAAGCCAGACTTATCAGCAACCTACTGTTTATTTGTCCTATGTTAAGGCAGATTTTCCCCGTGTCCTTCATCAAAACCCTTTATCTAAACTTGACTGGTCTGATATGTTGACTTACAGTGATGAGCTGAAAAGCATTTTAGTTTATAACTAAGATGGCTGCAGAGTTCTGTTATATCTGCAATTGTGACCAACCAGATGGTATAATTGCAGATAGAATGAAGTGTGGCAGATAAATATATTTCCCTGCACTACGTCATGTGTTTGGTTGCTCTGTAGTTATATCCAATTGTCTTCAGAAGcaatttgttttttgaaaaaaactgaaagattcTAGAACCTTTTTCCAAatgtgaataatttaaaaaaattgtgtgaATGAATGTTCATGAAAttaattttgtaaaaacaaatctgataGGGCTTGAGGTGTAACTCTCAAAAATGGATGAGAATCACTTCCGAATACAACTTGAAGTAACAATCAATTTGGGTATAAAATGTCTGTCTTGGGTCATAACCATATTGGTAGTTATCTATGAATAGATTCCACAGTCATCTATCCATTGTTAGCTTGTTGTTCTCCTACAGAACGAGTGGCCAAAGCTTTGATCCATCTGAAGCATCTCCGCCACTGCTGAATAACTTGAAAGAAACTGTGTTGCATCACGTGTTTGAGACGATCCGTGCAATCTTTCTCCTCCCCCACATGGCTCTGATTGATTTTTAATCATGCTGCTGCTTGAGCGCGGGCAGTGCCCTGGGAAACTGTGTCAGCCAACTAGAGCACAGTAGGTGTGCATGTGCAGTCAATGAAGTCATATCAATATTAATTCAAAAGCAGTAGGCCTCCCTATGCGTATTATTTTCCCCCTCAAGCTCCTAATTTGTCCTGTGACATGCTGAAGGCCTGCAGAGGCATAATTTATAAGCGCACATACAGTAAAAGTATTCCTTTAGTTCCTCTTCCTACTCTATATACCCTGATTATAATGCATCAAATCTCTAGACAGACGTTTGTAGCAgttcatattttttacataataGTTACCCGCAGAGCAGAAAATTCCCTTTAAAGAGAAGAAATTTCAGTACTAAGAATGAAAATCACTGAATAATagtgatgtaaatataaatgtttaagtTGCTGTGCTTTTTGTTTGCAATAACTGAGTTTCTACAATATCAGGACGGCCATTAAGAGTAAACACTGTTTCATGGAATTATTAAGATGCTGTGAATCAATGaatgcagaaataaatgaagttCACAAAGGGAAAATCTGTGTTATGTTTGTAATGTTGTATAGAGTAGAGAGGAGTAGAGAGCATTTAGAAGAAACACTGATTAGTCTCTAATTTTTCTATCAGTGGGAGGAACAAAATAGAGAATTCATATTGTTCTCTTTGCTCTGGCGTGACAAACTggcacagaaagaaaatcagATGAACACCTTATTATTGAATTTGCAGGGATGGTGAGTTGTATTCTGAGCAAAGAAATATATTTCTTGGTTATTGTGTACAGTTTTAATCTCATATTCTCAGCTAATACCGAGTCATTTTGCTCTTCCATATTCCATCAATTATCTTTCATTGAATGGCTCTTGCTGGAATGTACAGTACGGATACATTGTGCAGGACTATTGCACTAAATAAATTAGAAACGTCAATGCTAATTCATGATGAGGGGCTGATACATTAATTGCCACAGATGACATAAAACGGCTGTAACTGCTATCAACAATAGGACACTACTGATTTTCACACTATGCTGATTCAGGGGTACTCAGGGAAATAATTATCTGGAGTGACCCGTCAAAGTGTTTAGTTGCATTAAGCCAATGGAAGCATAAGCGATAGTGCATTAAGAAAGAACGCAATATGAAAAGATGTACTGTTTGGCAAAATGTGACATAAATGTATTGCAttgttccatttgtttgttcttACAACACATCCCAGAATTTTGGGATCGTTTTGATGCCCCAATGTGATTAAATATTAGGGCAAGGCTGTTATCAAAATTTCCAGTTTAATTATCTTGGATTAATGTCACTGCCTTCACTGTCTCATTTGACACATGAAATAGATTTCACAGAGCCCAAAGATCTCCAGCCGCAGTCTCCAAGCTTATATCTTATGGACTTGAGCAGCTTAGGAAAGATACATTAAAAGGGGGTCTATAATCCTTTTCTACTTGGATTTGTAATTAACAGTTTCACTTTGGGTTTGCCAAAAATGTGAAAGCAACATCTCTTCCAATGGTCAATTTGAGgtcaaagggaaaaaaaaaagaaaatcaaggaTTAGGAAAATGAATGTTGATCTCCAAGGGACACCTCAGAGTAAGTGTCTCAAGTAGATAGCAAGAAAACAATGATATGTCGGCTTCAGAGGATGAGAAGACACTGTAATgaagttaaaatgtatttctgcaaCCTAATTTATCCCTTTGAACAGGAAGTTATCAGCTCCTACTTGAGTGTAATTGAGTTCCATTAATCATTCTTACCTGTAAATGAGGACTTCATCCTCAGAACAATTGTACTGAAGCTGAAACATTTTGACCTTTGGAGTTGATTTGCTCACAGTCCACTTGACCAGAGCAGAGACGGCAGTCACTTCTGATACAGTCACCACCTTTTCTGGAGGTTTAGGTTCCCCTTTACTTATCTTGGTAGAGCTAGTTATGTCCGAAAGCCCAGACTTGGATTGTGTGGTACGATTTGTACCATTACTCAGATGAGGGAGTTGAATAATTGATAGCTCAATGGAGGCTGTAGATTCCCCAGCAGCATTAGCAGCTATGCAAGTAAAGACACCGTAATCCTTGGATGTGGTGACTGTAATGTCCAGGGTGCCATTTTCATATACCGTCGCACGGGAGGAGTTGCTGATCAAACGGTCATCAGGGGCAACCCAATGCACGGTTGGCATTGGATCCCCAACAGCCTTGCAGCGTAAACTTGCCGTTTGGCCTTCCAGGACTAGCAGCTTGTGCGTATGTTGCGTGATCAAAGGGGGCTCGCAGACAAACTCCTCCTCACGAACAGACCAAAAATAGCGTCCTTTGAGACTGGCAGGAGAAGCACAGGTTTCCATGTCATCGTCACGTTCCAGCCTTCGAAGCCAAAGCACTTCACAGTTGCAGTGCAGTGGATTTCCACCAAAGCTTAGAGAGAGCATAGGTGTGTATGGAGTGCTCATCACAATACTGCTCTGAGAGCGTGCAAAGATAGGGTCCGGGGGGAGCTTCTGCAGACGGTTGGAGGTGAGGTCCAAACGGGCCAGTTTTTCTAGATCTGTAAAAGTCCCCTCAGATATGAAATTGATGAGATTATGATCCAGACTCATCTGATGGAGGTTGACCATCTTGCGGATGGCTTCCCAAGGCACGCTGCGCAAGTTATTATAGGACAAATCCAGATCCTCCAGTGTCGGATACAAATCATCAAAGGTTGAATCGGCGATCTGATTCAGCTGATTGTTGTTGAGTATCAGGTGCTGCAGGTTGATCAGCCCTCGAAGGTCGTCCGGCCCCAGCTCGGTCAACCGGTTAGTGTCCATGTGCAGAGATCTGAGGGTTTCCAAGTCAATGAAAGAGAAAGGCTGGATGGTGCTGATGGTGTTGCGGGACAGGGTTAGATCCACCAGACCAGTCATGTTGGCAAAGTCCTGAGTGGTGACCTTGAGGATGAAGTTGCCGCCCAGCCGGAGCTCCACAGTTCGCCGGTCGATGTCCGGTGGGACGAACAGCAAACCTTTGGAGGGACACAGAGTCCCGAGAGACTCTGAGAGATTCTGGCAAGAACAGTATTTGGGACATGCATGGACCATCATGACTGCGGTTCCCAGGAGCAGGAGACTGATGACCACTTTGTCCATGTTAGTTCATAGAAAGTGGACCTGCAAAAcgaaagaaaacagagaataggtttaaattgaatatgaaaGATTTTACCATTTTGGCATCATGATTGTTTCAGATCGAGGTGCTTCAGTCCAGTCTTACATTAAAAGTGACAAGTAACACATCATTCCCATAAAATCAAAGGTTCAAATGGAATCCAGCTATGGTCCGTAGACCTTATCGGCAAAAATTGCCCAAGTGATGAGATCTATTATAAAATTCATATGCATGTATTTTACAATGCAAAGAATGATTGAGAAATTACACAAGGATTGTCTAAAAGAAACTCAGGATTAAACCGCGCTAAGAAGCAATTTTTAATGACTCACATACTTATCTGTCATTAAAGATGTAATAACAATGGAAACTagtttatgtatgtgtatggCACATGCATGTATATgcaataagaaaagaaagaagatgatGGAAAGAGACAATTGCTTCTCATGCTCtcgtgtgttttctgtgtatttacacTGTTTCTCCTCAATCTGTATCTCTGTGTATGTCTTTATCCTTGTGTCTGATTTGTTTGCTTTAGTCGTTATCTCTGCACCGTTTTGTTAAGAGACAATACAATTTGGGAAAGAAACACTCCTCGAGCTGCAGGTGTTACACTCATCAGTCTTGGCTGACAAAATCCGCTCGCCTCTGTGAATGTCTTAGAAGCTCTCACACCTGGCTGACTCCTCTGAATGGATGGCCACACTCGGCTTAATCCAACGACTTTTTAATTCCCTCAGACATTTGTATCATTAATTTCGAATACACTCAAAGCGTAAAAATCTATTTCaatcatcttcttttttttttacaccagcAAAATTCATTAATGGGAAACTCTGCCTtgtagtctgtgtgtttctcactaGAACCACTGGGAGGGATGCCTGTAATGTTTTAGTGATAACCAAATGTTTGTGCcatcattcattattattcataagTGTGTGAGATGCTGGTTGCAGCATGAGGACTTCTTATCTCCGACTTCCCTGCAACACCCCTTCATGTGTAGACCCTTCTTTTCAATAACTCATAATTACAAGAGGAAACATGTAGCCTATAAATAAACCCTCTCCCTTTCAAGGAGTCATAACCATATTTCAATTACACCATGAAGTGCCACTGCATCTAGACTGTGTGTTACACATAATTAGAATGACATGGCAGACAGAAATCCATTTATTCAAGAGTCTGCAACAATCATTAAAATTTTACAAAGATTATGTTCATGAAATGTGCCAAATTTATTATTGGACCAAATGTTGTGCACAGTACTGTACCACGTTTTTGCTTTTTAATACTACAGGAACATAGTCTAATTAAAAAGAGGGTTGATTTCAGTTTGACATGTGGCCTAAAGctatttaaaaaggaaaaaaaggaacatGTGACAAATGTGTGAATAAGTAAGGAAGTCGTAAGAGTACTGGCACACGATTTACCCAAGGAGCCTCGGAACTTTCAGATTATGTAACTTTTGTCGTTATTTCAAAATCAGAAAGTGATGAAGTTTGCAAACTGACTCTGTACTATTCTAAACACAGTGATATCGATGTCAGCTTTTTTTGTACCATTAGGCCAACACTAGACACCATTTGTAGGAGCAGGATGTAGCTGTAAAACTAAACTATTACTTGCATTTTACAATGACTCCTCAGATGTGCGAGGAACCATAAGGCTTTTAGGTTATAGGCATCACTTATCATTTAGGTGTTATGTGAACACCTGCTGGATAATCGGCACTTCTTTCACGTTTAATGTTTTTCGCACATGTTATATATCAGAGGGGGGTCGAGCAAGTTGTCTCTCGTGGGTCTAATTGTGATGATGACAAACGACCAGACCAGACAACAAGTACTCGTCTGTAATCCCAGCATGTACACCGCATGATGGTTTGAATCAAACGCGGACTGAAATAGAGTAACATATGGAGTGCCCAAACCACTGATGAGATGCCAGCCAAGCTGAACTAGAAAATTACAGCCAGAGCACTAGCATAGGGATTGTGGAAATATGAATCTTTGTAATTGCAATCGTTAcgaaaaaaaaggtcaaaaacGCACTAAGCACATATActgattttcttattttgattTCACTTTGGTTTATCAGGCATCATGCAAAAACGTATGATGCAACCATCCTACAGTTAGTCCTTGTTCTCTCTGCATGTTTCTGAAGGGCCATTCAAATTGTTTCAGCACTGCACAGTGTTCATTTAAGCCAAATAATTCCAGACTTGATCCATACTATTCTGTCCCTCTTGGCGCTCAGCAGCAAATCCCCCATAAGGCTTCATGGTGAGGGCTGTCACTGATGACAGACAGTTTCTCTCATGGACTCATTTTAATGGACGGCATCTAGAAACACTGAATGAAAAACCCAGAAGCAGCAgccttttatcattttcttttgatcTTCCTTTCCACTGAGAACAGACAATTGTGGGCGGGGTAGGCTTCTTCAAAAACTGGGGTAAGAATAtacaaatttgaagaaatgcaCGATGCGGGCTGGCATCAGTTAGAAAGTTCAATATTGCAGCAGTTTCCCATTAAATCGAGCGTGATTTGCAGGGAGTACCGTGGCTAGTGGGGAGAGAAAACCAGGCTGAAGAGAGGCGAGGTGACCTTTAGGGGACAGAAGAGGTTCAGTCACAAAGAGATGGGAACCGAGGATGATGTTCAAGGTCCACATCAATTTACCAATGGCCTTTACCAAGCCTGCAACATCATCTACTAGTCAGTGTAAGGGACCCATTTTCTGCTGAAATACTAAATGCATGTATTCCACACATATAGATACATAGGGTATTAATGGCGATGACATTTATTTCTAACTAATTTCAATCGAACTGACCCTGTGGCTACCTCAGCGAATTCAGTGCTGGCCTTAATCGCCTCTGTGGCAAATACAGCAAGGTTACTgaacttttctttcatttgaagtGTTTTAAGTACAGCTTACGTAagttattaattaaaaataagagCATATTAAACTTCACACATTGCTTAATGTGTTATCAGTGGAAGATAGCAACTGATCAGGCCCTTCCCTAACAGTGAAGTCCAATGTAGCTCAGCAACGCTATGTTTTTCTCCACATTCCGAAGCAGTGTGTATGGGGCTCTTGTTTAAATCACACTTGCCATCTTTTTACTTAATCCAAAACCACAAGAGAAACAGGAATGTTGCTGTGAGGAAATGCCTACTCTAACATTGGCTGCAATCATTAGCATATACAGCTAATTAGTGCATAACTAATACTAGAAAGGCCAGTATAGTGTGATGATAAAAAGGCAGAAGAGCTCATCATTAgctattattacattatattgtGGGGTTTAGATTATGTTGAGGAATGAAATATTGATAGCCTGGTCAAAAACGTGGGGCTTTCGGGTAACATTAGCAACTCTGTCCTGCTGCAATTGTATTTAAGAAAGTTTAGAATCGAGCAACTCAAACATTAGATTTGCGATAGTCCCAttccttttgtttctgtatTGGTGACAATACAAATAGTCATCTGTTAACCAGccatcatctataccacttGCAGGGGTGGTTGGAaccagtcccagctgacatcagGCAAGTGGCCGGGTAGACCCTGGACTGGTTGCCAGTGTTTTGCCGGGTTGACATATAGAGACCACCAACCATTCACACCgtttgacattttataaaatctCTAATTGACCTAACCCCAATCATgttttttggactgtgggaggaggtcTGAGTAAACTGAGAAAACCCAGGCAGACACATGGAGAACCAAGAACCTTGTTGCTGTAAGAAGCCAGTgataaccactgcaccaccaagCCATCcaacaatacaaacaattaCTTGTCTAAGTCTTTTCGTGGAAATGGTGTTCGGACAAAATTGTTCTCTAATTTAAATTACATAATAGAAGCTA
The sequence above is drawn from the Hippoglossus hippoglossus isolate fHipHip1 chromosome 22, fHipHip1.pri, whole genome shotgun sequence genome and encodes:
- the LOC117756351 gene encoding leucine-rich repeat and fibronectin type-III domain-containing protein 2, with translation MDKVVISLLLLGTAVMMVHACPKYCSCQNLSESLGTLCPSKGLLFVPPDIDRRTVELRLGGNFILKVTTQDFANMTGLVDLTLSRNTISTIQPFSFIDLETLRSLHMDTNRLTELGPDDLRGLINLQHLILNNNQLNQIADSTFDDLYPTLEDLDLSYNNLRSVPWEAIRKMVNLHQMSLDHNLINFISEGTFTDLEKLARLDLTSNRLQKLPPDPIFARSQSSIVMSTPYTPMLSLSFGGNPLHCNCEVLWLRRLERDDDMETCASPASLKGRYFWSVREEEFVCEPPLITQHTHKLLVLEGQTASLRCKAVGDPMPTVHWVAPDDRLISNSSRATVYENGTLDITVTTSKDYGVFTCIAANAAGESTASIELSIIQLPHLSNGTNRTTQSKSGLSDITSSTKISKGEPKPPEKVVTVSEVTAVSALVKWTVSKSTPKVKMFQLQYNCSEDEVLIYRMIPMTNRAFVVTNLVPGVQYDLCVLAIWDDTATTLTATNIVGCVQFITTEDYPQCQSLHSGFLGGTMILVIGGIIVATLLVFIIILMVRYKVTSGINTNKLPTVSNTYSQTNGGLNRFNGAPPQVKSTVVVMREEMVEFKCGSLQSSLSSSSSSSNSLESQPGRGAGDRYSMQGSECSTLPSKFRRHGHSAKARPNLDHLLGAFTSLELRGAARDQQGTSGPPTAPNTMMTVAIAPPSDKEPLLGRAESTTMLGRLLGLPQEGKPKRSHSFDMGHVGSTQCRSNYPRRISNIWTKRSLSVNGMLLQYDDSEDEKPTFESSEWVMESTV